One genomic window of Cydia fagiglandana chromosome 20, ilCydFagi1.1, whole genome shotgun sequence includes the following:
- the LOC134674924 gene encoding translation machinery-associated protein 16 homolog, with translation MPNMKKNMEKLKHPNSRKTQKLATKMKRNERKDNNKLGTHIKQNLIGEKILWFKERIPEDCLVLTREQTLELIETYLARFDEELEQIALKNSIGHRKNRHQHASREDIINITKKREQDEFETCGLEMPDLLDAEQMQVLRNWNGELRFLQHFKLKRFARKHLI, from the coding sequence ATGCCTAACATGAAGAAAAATATGGAGAAACTGAAACATCCAAACAGCAggaaaactcaaaaactagCAACGAAAATGAAGAGAAACGAAAGAAAAGACAACAACAAACTCGGCACTCACATCAAACAGAATTTAATTGGTGAGAAAATCCTCTGGTTCAAGGAGCGGATTCCTGAAGATTGTCTAGTATTAACTAGGGAGCAGACTTTGGAGCTGATAGAAACTTATTTAGCAAGATTTGACGAAGAGCTAGAACAGATTGCTTTAAAGAATTCTATTGGTCACCGTAAGAATCGTCATCAGCACGCGAGTAGGGAAGACATCATTAATATTACTAAGAAGAGGGAGCAGGATGAGTTTGAGACGTGTGGTCTGGAGATGCCGGACCTCCTGGATGCGGAGCAGATGCAAGTATTGAGGAACTGGAACGGAGAACTGAGGTTTCTGCAGCATTTCAAGCTTAAAAGATTTGCTAGAAagcatttaatataa
- the LOC134674663 gene encoding RNA polymerase II-associated protein 1 has product MLKRPNPEEDEDDILRMQEEYLREKNKDKNFRPSASVTNLRPQVSETPKPPSSKSEKSVGRKPSKYAQSKGLKNEKQVRFESSTGSVMGDILEKNIEEVPKETEMDDDKVYYPKIIPSVMSNIIEKNTNYDVDLSFKPMPTQGFPVAMKCDFNVAPGSKSIHSLFIQKKQQEKASKMDIDEPSHSSKTDLSKQVNLPEKSYIVSSKDADVIHTENVNLLSKMSEKEILEEQQKLLAEMDPNLIKFIKAKRKNENPISVDDKGTPKSLKMTPQDVPMESSLTDDGAWDNDILSHPNVNKWLHFDSLEKDKLEWIKGIEESNNITPDKPYEARFDFKGYLLPYTLPYTEETKTLFHHGEEPHRPGYTLTELFELTRSMVTQQRVFALNTLAGILDYYSAGTYKGIIDIPLSKILFVLRFSLDDKAEGIIEPSLKAIRNLIYNRIDEAGLDALLGFEAGLQQPCLENDKSEIEELESKESELKDYHLAEVDIIAALLRTDILTRIQYVLGNIKPDVNSVQYCLQILTRLARDSPETAMTIVKMEHLMNNVKDIFKKYKNIQLSQLAMRLLRVLSLQSREIGDILLSKYSILEPVVECISTVADRTSGLRVQIEAFCIMTNLLHHNLGVDESLSIFPILLSALYIHVQNTDVFVTSSVLNATHAAVILQFASKIWCTQKLPDSNKGQLCILLKEGTRKWLAQISQSESYTCGHLRLLCSVLDCCKTIITFDQVDMGFLKESLSKLSISAGFLNILAHLESSSNLLSGIETKDLHFTINLMSLGSSVVDSELKTLPILNSLSPVPFLASLFNLLEAVNDDKIAQTFVQNLEPYIGKLAQKSPSLSDNWFTRTETDLVISIIKIAVKIDVPESKKDLLYTVANKLCYILRVDKSGDLEFLFRNIVFNKQWFTAERLMNLVSLSDADGFSKALTSIEEIKLCYSTVINLSYKDTGANIVLRKWQEPILPRDWIYLPILHLYSKSQEQTPQKVLGLNVKESTAKEFVIRSSLEWILFNEYCFPDLLKDINVTDRFCRLMCVFLCDNSLFLDARIKILLQKCLEVLFKRSSEFNFDQQLTGLSNFQGFYTQFLEQFQSVSYGDCNFAACVLVPLAQKHDVKWRKLIWSEYAGCLRALDCPEDRLCYELKDYLYPDETEASLIKSYQRALTSNLVRPGTTAYVIAQHHVEALNRRKDQQI; this is encoded by the coding sequence atgctcaaacgtccaaaccCTGAAGAAGATGAGGACGACATTCTACGTATGCAAGAAGAATACTTACGTGAAAAAAACAAGGACAAAAACTTTCGCCCGTCGGCTTCAGTAACAAATCTGCGGCCACAAGTGTCGGAGACTCCAAAACCCCCAAGCAGTAAGTCTGAGAAGTCTGTTGGGCGTAAGCCTTCAAAATACGCACAGTCTAAGGGTCTCAAAAATGAAAAGCAAGTCCGGTTCGAAAGCAGTACTGGCTCCGTTATGGGAGATATTTTGGAGAAGAATATCGAAGAAGTTCCCAAGGAAACAGAAATGGACGATGATAAGGTATACTATCCTAAAATCATACCTTCAGTTATGAGCAATATCATagaaaaaaacacaaattatgATGTAGATTTGAGTTTCAAACCAATGCCTACTCAAGGCTTTCCTGTAGCTATGAAATGCGATTTTAATGTAGCTCCTGGTTCAAAAAGTATCCATTCATTATTCATTCAAAAGAAGCAGCAAGAGAAAGCATCAAAAATGGATATTGATGAGCCATCACACTCAAGTAAAACAGACCTATCTAAACAGGTTAATCTTCCAGAAAAAAGTTACATTGTATCTTCAAAAGATGCTGATGTCATACATACTGAAAATGTTAATCTGTTAAGTAAAATGTCTGAAAAGGAAATATTGGAGGAACAGCAGAAGCTACTTGCTGAAATGGATCCTAATTTGATAAAGTTTATTAAAGCTAAAAGGAAAAATGAGAACCCAATCTCGGTAGATGATAAAGGTACACCAAAGAGCCTGAAAATGACACCACAGGATGTACCAATGGAGTCATCACTCACTGATGATGGAGCTTGGGATAATGACATATTGTCACACCCAAATGTCAACAAATGGCTGCATTTTGACTCATTAGAGAAGGATAAACTTGAGTGGATTAAAGGCATTGAGGAAAGCAATAACATTACCCCTGACAAACCTTATGAAGCCCGCTTTGATTTCAAAGGGTACCTGTTACCATACACATTACCTTATACGGAAGAAACCAAAACTCTTTTCCATCACGGTGAAGAACCTCATAGACCGGGATACACGCTTACAGAGCTCTTTGAACTGACTCGCTCCATGGTAACTCAGCAGAGAGTCTTTGCTTTAAACACATTAGCAGGAATACTAGACTACTACTCCGCAGGCACTTACAAAGGCATAATAGACATACCACTCAGTAAAATACTTTTTGTATTACGATTTTCATTAGATGACAAGGCAGAAGGTATTATTGAACCCTCCTTGAAAGCAATAAGAAACCTAATTTATAATAGGATAGATGAAGCAGGTTTAGATGCCTTATTAGGATTTGAAGCCGGCCTGCAGCAGCCTTGTCTCGAAAATGACAAGTCAGAAATTGAAGAACTGGAATCAAAAGAGTCAGAATTAAAAGATTACCACTTGGCTGAAGTAGATATTATAGCAGCTCTATTAAGAACTGATATTCTTACAAGAATACAGTATGTTTTAGGAAATATAAAACCAGATGTGAATTCTGTTCAATATTGCCTGCAAATTTTGACTAGACTTGCTAGAGATTCACCTGAAACAGCAATGACAATAGTTAAAATGGAACATTTGATGAACAATGTTAAAGATATCTTTAAGAAATACAAGAATATCCAGTTGTCACAACTAGCTATGAGGTTACTCAGAGTCCTTTCTTTACAATCAAGAGAAATCGGAGATATATTACTATCAAAATACTCTATATTAGAACCTGTTGTGGAATGTATAAGCACAGTAGCAGACAGGACAAGTGGCCTACGCGTCCAAATAGAAGCCTTCTGCATCATGACTAACTTGCTACATCATAATCTTGGTGTGGATGAATCCCTATCCATATTCCCCATTTTATTATCAGCTTTATACATACATGTCCAAAACACAGATGTGTTTGTTACATCATCAGTATTGAATGCTACACATGCGGCAGTCATTCTACAATTTGCGAGCAAAATATGGTGCACTCAGAAGCTGCCAGATAGTAATAAAGGGCAGCTCtgtattttactgaaagaaggaACGAGAAAATGGTTAGCACAAATATCTCAAAGTGAAAGTTACACTTGTGGTCATCTGCGCCTGCTCTGCTCCGTACTGGACTGCTGTAAAACAATTATTACATTTGATCAAGTGGATATGGGCTTCTTGAAGGAATCCCTGAGCAAACTTTCGATTTCTGCTGGATTTTTAAACATCTTAGCACACCTCGAGTCCAGTTCGAATCTGTTATCAGGAATAGAAACTAAAGATTTGCATTTCACTATAAACTTGATGAGCCTGGGATCTTCAGTTGTTGACTCTGAACTAAAAACATTACCGATACTTAACAGTTTGTCACCTGTGCCATTCTTAGCATCCTTGTTCAATCTTCTTGAAGCTGTGAACGACGATAAAATTGCACAGACTTTCGTACAAAACCTTGAACCGTATATCGGGAAGCTCGCTCAAAAATCGCCGAGTCTGAGTGACAATTGGTTTACAAGAACGGAGACAGATCTTGTAATCAGCATAATAAAAATTGCCGTGAAAATTGACGTCCCTGAATCTAAGAAAGACTTATTATACACTGTGGCTAACAAATTATGCTACATTCTTAGAGTTGATAAGAGTGGTGACCTGGAGTTCTTGTTTAGAAACATCGTGTTCAATAAGCAGTGGTTCACAGCAGAGAGGTTAATGAACCTGGTGTCTTTATCTGACGCCGATGGCTTCTCGAAAGCGCTCACATCAATAGAAGAGATAAAATTGTGTTACAGCACAGTTATAAACCTTAGTTACAAAGACACTGGCGCTAATATTGTACTCAGGAAATGGCAAGAACCGATTCTACCAAGAGACTGGATATATTTACCCATTTTACATCTGTACAGCAAGAGTCAAGAGCAGACTCCTCAAAAAGTTCTTGGATTAAACGTAAAAGAATCAACAGCGAAAGAGTTCGTCATCAGGAGCAGTTTAGAATGGATCTTATTCAACGAATACTGCTTTCCTGATCTCCTAAAAGACATAAACGTGACGGATAGATTCTGTCGATTAATGTGCGTTTTTCTGTGTGATAATTCCTTATTCTTGGATGCGAGGATCAAGATATTGTTACAGAAATGTCTTGAGGTTTTGTTTAAGAGGAGTAGCGAGTTCAACTTCGATCAACAGCTTACTGGATTGAGTAATTTCCAAGGATTTTACACGCAGTTCCTTGAGCAGTTCCAGTCAGTTAGTTATGGAGATTGTAACTTCGCTGCTTGTGTTTTGGTACCTCTAGCTCAGAAGCATGATGTAAAATGGCGGAAGCTCATTTGGTCTGAGTATGCTGGTTGCTTGAGGGCTCTGGATTGCCCAGAAGACCGCTTGTGCTATGAATTGAAAGACTatttgtatccagacgagactgAGGCGTCTCTGATAAAGTCCTACCAACGCGCTTTGACATCGAATCTGGTCAGACCTGGTACAACTGCGTATGTAATAGCGCAGCATCACGTTGAAGCTTTGAATCGCCGGAAAGATCAGCAGATCTAg
- the LOC134674821 gene encoding cell division control protein 45 homolog has translation MFVEDLKNDFYNVLLGNRVLLLVHYDVDAICTCKILQGLFKCDNISYTLVPVGGIAELKQAYEENNEEIKYVCLVNCGGTVDLVDILQPEEDVVFFVLDCHKPTDVCNVYSDGQVRLVYKDEEEKIPNFDDIFRDDDDEEEEESSGGRSGLEARVERRRARRAWEERRDTLMFNYTQFSYYGKPSALVALDLSWLVSRLGPREAWAGAVASAAHEAWGARGAAACLLDAALLTRARSHSSDNSVELVLEKDAPLPLYRWWSLESALKHSPSIGPFLKLHSLAGVSRLRQLLADMGFPLQQARQAYRSMDVELRRGLLEALETAGGRLGLRDVSRTTYILRRAHAPPLSALDAVYATAALLEHETIPRSEGFQLALSALDLESQNESLRLGIQSAQRSLEAVARLVNATLSARALHLAGPFTYFIVHEGTPEAAWVSGPTWLAVAARWAADAAGARALVASAPLDGQRCIMLGVPPRRQEPANLFGAAFSQAAAKSGVSVSLDHVDSSVVTLPTAQRAQFLDALTALLADT, from the exons ATGTTCGTCGAGGACCTAAAGAACGATTTCTACAACGTACTTTTAGGCAAC AGGGTGTTGTTGCTGGTCCACTACGACGTCGACGCGATATGTACGTGCAAGATACTCCAGGGTCTGTTCAAATGCGACAATATTTCGTATACTTTAGTGCCTGTGGGGGGTATTGCTGAATTGAAGCAAGCTTACGAAGAGAATAATGAGGAGATAAAGTATGTGTGCCTGGTGAACTGTGGGGGCACTGTAGACTTGGTGGATATCCTGCAGCCCGAGGAGGACGTGGTGTTCTTTGTGCTGGATTGTCATAAACCTACAGATGTGTGCAATGTTTACAGCGATGGACAG GTGAGACTAGTGTACAAAGATGAGGAGGAGAAGATCCCGAACTTTGATGACATCTTCAGGGACGATGATGATGAGGAG GAGGAGGAGTCCTCGGGCGGGCGCTCGGGCCTGGAGGCGCGCGTGgagcgccgccgcgcgcgccgcgcctgGGAGGAGCGCCGCGACACGCTCATGTTCAACTACACGCAGTTCTCATACTACGGCAAACCA AGCGCACTGGTAGCCCTAGACTTGTCCTGGCTAGTATCCCGCCTAGGACCAAGAGAAGCCTGGGCCGGGGCAGTAGCGAGTGCGGCGCACGAGGCGTGGGGAGCCCGAGGGGCGGCCGCCTGTCTCCTGGACGCAGCTTTACTGACCCGAGCGAGGAGCCACAGCAGTGATAAT TCAGTGGAGCTAGTTTTAGAGAAAGATGCCCCTCTGCCGCTATACCGCTGGTGGTCCCTAGAGAGCGCGCTGAAGCACTCGCCCAGTATCGGGCCGTTCCTCAAGCTACACTCCCTCGCCGGGGTCTCCAGATTACGGCAACTGTTAGCGGACATGGG ATTCCCGTTACAACAAGCACGACAAGCATACCGCTCCATGGATGTAGAGCTACGACGGGGGCTGCTCGAAGCCCTGGAGACCGCCGGCGGCCGCCTAGGGCTCCGCGATGTGTCCCGGACCACGTATATACTCAG ACGCGCGCACGCGCCGCCGCTGTCGGCGCTGGACGCCGTATACGCTACTGCCGCGCTTCTCGAACAC GAAACTATACCCCGCTCCGAAGGCTTCCAGCTAGCATTATCCGCCTTAGACCTAGAAAGCCAAAATGAGAGTCTACGCCTAGGCATACAATCCGCACAACGGTCATTAGAAGCTGTGGCTAGACTGGTTAATGCTACATTATCAGCGAGAGCGCTACATTTGGCCGGACCCTTCACATATTTCATCGTTCATGAG GGCACTCCGGAGGCGGCGTGGGTGTCGGGCCCCACCTGGCTCGCGGTGGCGGCGCGCTGGGCGGCCGACGCGGCGGGCGCCCGGGCGCTGGTGGCCAGCGCGCCGCTGGACGGCCAGCGCTGCATCATGCTGGGCGTGCCGCCGAGGAGACAGGAACCCGCTAA